The Triticum aestivum cultivar Chinese Spring chromosome 3A, IWGSC CS RefSeq v2.1, whole genome shotgun sequence genome includes a region encoding these proteins:
- the LOC123061712 gene encoding uncharacterized protein, with translation MPPSMPKRRRGVAASPRCRKKQKRLDAICDVAPTPPPGGGGEDSDPESVRRSTRSRRAPVTLDTSPAPSPRRMRPRRGGGVAGSSGSPRRGGKGRARGQAVARVVDGEEDEEDGGGNAAWRSRLRDRAKGKAGAGRRVRTLWFQDEDEVEEGIKEEGGEESGGLSSRGREIRDGEINLTIDVSVHTHEAVEGVTVVEEEGEEKGAGEEGDEYDEEEEAIGAGTDLDEGNMEEMGEEDSLQGEEKPEQLDSPVLEGENGDENTDEVEFGDLGGNEQLYVHHGQIAASNLPDEQPMELDGPDEQVEEVQQDEQMDAPNIVLPEEALNERVGKSLVSDEKRGVVDVKEGRRCGLCGGGTDGRPPKIALHDTADSENEAYEGAMPSEEPNYDIWDGFSDDPGWLGRLLGPIHDRFGIARVWVHQNCAVWSPEVYFAGLGCLKNVRAALCRGRLLKCSRCGRPGATIGCRVDRCPKTYHLPCSRTEACIFDHRKFLITCNDHRHLFQPQGDKYAELLRKMKVKKMKANIRKLSHDAWRKDIEAEEKWLENCGEDEEFLKREGKRLNRDLLRIAPVYIGGSSENDKAYRGWESVAGLSDVIQSMKEVVILPLLYPEFFSSLGLTPPRGVLLHGHPGTGKTLVVRALIGACSQGNRRIAYFARKGADCLGKYVGDAERQLRLLFQVAEKCQPSIIFFDEMDGLAPCRSRQQDQTHNSVVATLLSLLDGLKSRGSVIVIGATNRPDAIDPALRRPGRFDREIYFPLPTLEARSAILSLHTKNWPSPISGTFLSAVASQTIGYAGADLQAICTQAALNALKRTCPLQDILRFAEKGTEHGRLPLPSIDVEERDWLSALAAAPPPCSQREAGIAANDLVSAPIDSYLLPCLLKPLLHLLISLCLDERIWLPSSLLKASSSIKEVVFSSMEKNNVPHTFWSSYLPSLIQQKDIGKKIVSILSSYGLTASQLGNHGSMLLSQNKQHEKFDDRRLSSTCSLNKGGLAYKLTGFRALVAGAPRSGQQHLVRCLLHGFVGQTVIHKLDLATMAQEGNGDILNGLTQILLKGLHLGRCIIYMPRIDLWAVNTVHEQETEDHGHNMDTSKLASSPVESMPKCSEVWNTLVDQMGSLSASVSISVLATSELKFQDLPCGVKHFFSTHVVDQCLSSSEHTVPRFSVNVDSSISWDEVLDSCALRLSHDLIQHHVQLLHDRAHNSRDDQKEVFSPMEISAPDKSKSCENQESIILAKSSLYVDKRPSYPTKLATCSAQLQPSASDVKDREEDPEELDFHESVSRNPSSRTMKGNEALSIIAFGIQILQHPQFSKLCWVTSKLREGPCTDINEPWKGWPFNSCLLHSSTSSNKSLSEGHSVVKGKEKSLCVRGLVAVGLLAYRGVYESVMEVCAEVRKVLELLVEQIRIKILEKKSRYRYFHILSQVAYLDDIVNSWAYTFQRLHPDTRTRALGTKTASLGKSCTRECESTSYATESNVLAGPVGGSTEVQDNSAQQSHDHLVGPASCPSEMHDKAVQGPDQLEIHSVVCNIGNDHLTSISRMDAVEQDLVCSASPDAPKSALTPADPVINDGGSDGVNNGWKMSRVTNGKAKCKPDIQRSESLSESVEDFNNMQRAENSSACPAAMDNVEVPKKTMSSESHGSGNELHTSFPLNDVGSGHPINGQVQDSINNLSVPKSSCLYECCSTCFHAVYKVSHDILSNSVWPNKHCLTVDDMHDILSSCSLKLLATVRKWHSSQGVVGCKEEIGKKRYLQIISEHCVCQGDVSFVSRDCTCHLESSAEAEASNKERHSLCGQSLSFFFKDGVLMPQDLTAGTTLHCSFKTLCVCSLPGTISMLIQIPS, from the exons AGGCGGTTGCCCGAGTAGTGGACggcgaggaggatgaggaggacggCGGGGGAAATGCGGCGTGGCGCTCGCGGCTGCGGGATAGGGCAAAGGGGAAGGCCGGGGCGGGGAGGCGAGTGAGGACCCTGTGGTTCCAAGATGAAGACGAAGTTGAGGAGGGGATTAAGGAAGAGGGGGGCGAGGAGAGCGGAGGTTTGTCATCGCGTGGGAGGGAAATCAGAGATGGGGAGATCAATTTAACCATCGATGTTAGTGTACATACTCACGAGGCTGTTGAGGGTGTCACTGTAGTAGAAGAGGAAGGTGAGGAAAAAGGAGCAGGGGAGGAAGGTGATGAGtatgacgaggaggaagaagcaattGGTGCGGGAACTGATCTAGACGAAGGCaacatggaggaaatgggggaggaggATAGTTTGCAGGGTGAAGAGAAACCTGAACAGTTGGATTCACCTGTACTAGAAGGAGAAAATGGTGATGAGAATACTGATGAGGTTGAGTTCGGCGATTTAGGGGGGAATGAGCAGCTCTATGTGCACCATGGGCAGATTGCAGCGAGCAACCTTCCTGATGAGCAGCCAATGGAACTTGATGGTCCTGATGAGCAAGTGGAAGAGGTCCAGCAGGATGAACAGATGGATGCCCCAAATATAGTGTTGCCTGAGGAGGCTCTGAACGAGAGAGTCGGAAAGTCTCTAGTTTCAGATGAAAAACGAGGAGTTGTAGATGTTAAAGAAGGAAGGAGGTGTGGGCTATGTGGAGGAGGGACTGATGGGAGACCACCCAAGATTGCACTGCATGATACTGCTGACAGCGAGAATGAAGCCTATGAGGGTGCCATGCCTTCAGAGGAGCCCAACTATGATATATGGGATGGGTTCAGTGACGATCCTGGATGGCTCGGAAGGTTACTGGGTCCAATACATGATAGATTTGGGATTGCCCGTGTCTGGGTTCATCAGAATTGTGCAGTTTGGAGTCCCGAG GTTTACTTTGCTGGTTTGGGGTGCCTAAAAAATGTAAGGGCAGCACTTTGCCGTGGAAGGCTTCTGAAGTGCAGTCGGTGTGGCAGACCTGGAGCAACTATTGGGTGCCGTGTCGACCGGTGTCCAAAAACCTACCATTTG CCTTGTAGTCGAACAGAAGCCTGCATATTTGATCACCGGAAGTTTCTTATAACTTGTAATGATCATCGACATCTCTTCCAACCTCAAGGAGATAAATATGCTGAACTACTCAGGAAGATGAAGGTAAAGAAGATGAAGGCCAATATCAGAAAGTTGTCACATGATGCATGGAGAAAGGATATAGAGGCTGAAGAGAAATGGTTAGAGAACTGTGGGGAAGATGAAGAGTTCTTGAAACGTGAGGGGAAGAGGCTAAACAGAGATCTTTTGAGGATTGCACCTGTTTACATAGGAGGTTCTTCTGAAAATGACAAGGCGTACCGTGGTTGGGAATCTGTTGCTGGGCTTAGCGATGTTATCCAGAGCATGAAAGAAGTGGTGATACTCCCTCTTCTATATCCTGAATTCTTTAGCTCTTTAGGTCTTACACCACCAAGAGGTGTTCTGCTGCATGGTCATCCTGGTACTGGTAAAACACTTGTTGTACGGGCACTAATAGGGGCATGCTCTCAGGGTAACAGAAGGATTGCTTATTTTGCTCGAAAAGGTGCTGATTGTTTGGGCAAGTATGTTGGGGATGCTGAGAGGCAGTTAAGACTTCTATTCCAGGTAGCTGAAAAATGCCAACCTTCTATCATATTTTTTGATGAGATGGATGGTTTAGCACCTTGTAGATCCAGACAACAAGACCAGACGCACAATTCAGTTGTAGCGACTTTGCTCTCGTTACTTGATGGCTTGAAATCACGTGGCTCCGTTATAGTAATAGGGGCTACTAATCGTCCTGATGCTATAGACCCTGCACTTAGGAGACCAGGAAGGTTTGATCGTGAGATATACTTCCCGCTCCCCACCCTAGAGGCTAGGTCTGCCATTCTTTCGTTACACACAAAAAACTGGCCTAGTCCTATTTCAGGCACATTCCTCTCAGCTGTTGCAAGCCAAACTATTGGATACGCTGGTGCTGATTTGCAGGCAATTTGTACCCAAGCTGCATTAAATGCTCTGAAAAGGACTTGCCCATTGCAAGATATCTTACGCTTTGCTGAGAAAGGAACTGAACATGGACGACTTCCTCTACCATCAATCGACGTGGAGGAAAGGGATTGGCTGTCTGCTCTTGCAGCAGCTCCCCCACCCTgttcacaaagggaagcagggattgcTGCAAATGATCTAGTTTCCGCTCCTATTGATTCCTATCTTTTACCATGCCTTCTTAAACCATTACTTCATCTCCTTATTTCCCTCTGTTTGGATGAACGGATCTGGTTACCTTCGTCTCTTCTGAAGGCATCTTCCTCTATAAAGGAAGTGGTGTTTTCGTCTATGGAAAAGAACAATGTACCTCACACTTTCTGGTCTTCCTATCTTCCCTCTTTGATACAGCAGAAAGATATTGGAAAAAAAATTGTATCAATCTTGTCAAGCTATGGTCTTACAGCATCTCAACTAGGAAATCATGGTTCAATGTTGTTAAGTCAAAACAAACAACATGAGAAGTTCGATGACCGCAGGTTGAGTTCCACCTGTTCTCTGAACAAAGGAGGGTTAGCATATAAGTTAACAGGTTTTCGAGCTTTAGTTGCTGGAGCACCCAGATCAGGCCAACAACATCTAGTCCGTTGCCTTCTTCATGGTTTTGTGGGTCAGACTGTAATACACAAGCTTGATCTTGCAACTATGGCACAGGAGGGAAATGGTGACATCCTTAATGGATTGACACAAATTCTGT TGAAAGGCCTACACCTTGGAAGGTGCATAATCTACATGCCTAGAATTGATCTGTGGGCAGTCAACACGGTCCATGAACAGGAAACAGAAGATCATGGGCACAACATGGATACAAGCAAGTTGGCCTCCTCGCCAGTTGAAAGCATGCCAAAATGTTCAGAAGTTTGGAATACTTTGGTTGATCAGATGGGTTCATTATCAGCATCTGTATCCATAAGTGTTCTG GCCACTAGTGAGCTGAAGTTCCAAGATCTTCCATGCGGAGTAAAGCATTTCTTCAGCAcacatgttgtagatcaatgtctTAGTTCTTCAGAACACACTGTACCAAGATTCTCTGTGAATGTTGACAGCTCTATTAGCTGGGACGAGGTGCTCGATTCATGCGCTTTGCGGTTATCACATGACTTAATTCAGCATCATGTTCAATTATTGCATGACAGAGCTCATAACAGTCGTGATGATCAGAAAGAAGTCTTTTCTCCCATGGAAATTAGTGCACCAGATAAATCAAAATCCTGTGAGAACCAGGAATCCATCATATTGGCGAAGTCTTCTTTGTATGTTGACAAACGGCCCTCATATCCTACAAAGCTGGCCACATGCAGTGCTCAGCTACAGCCATCAGCATCTGATGTGAAAGATAGAGAGGAAGATCCTGAGGAACTTGATTTTCACGAGAGTGTCTCAAGAAATCCTTCTAGTAGAACTATGAAGGGCAATGAAGCACTTTCTATTATTGCCTTCGGAATTCAGATACTGCAGCACCCGCAGTTCTCTAAACTCTGTTGGGTTACCTCAAAACTGCGGGAAGGCCCCTGCACTGATATAAATGAACCATGGAAAGGCTGGCCGTTTAATTCCTGTTTATTACATAGCAGTACCTCATCCAATAAATCATTATCTGAAGGACACAGTGTTGTTAAGGGCAAGGAGAAGTCCCTTTGTGTGAGAGGGTTGGTTGCTGTTGGTTTATTAGCATATAGAGGTGTCTATGAATCTGTTATGGAAGTCTGTGCTGAGGTGAGAAAGGTCTTGGAACTGTTAGTTGAGCAGATCCGAATTAAAATTTTGGAAAAGAAAAGTCGATATCGGTACTTCCATATTCTATCTCAAGTAGCATATCTGGATGACATCGTGAACAGCTGGGCGTACACCTTCCAAAG ATTACATCCTGACACTAGGACAAGAGCATTAGGTACAAAGACAGCAAGTCTAGGAAAGTCATGCACAAGAGAGTGTGAAAGTACCAGTTACGCTACAGAAAGCAATGTACTGGCTGGTCCTGTTGGCGGCTCTACCGAGGTCCAAGACAATTCAGCCCAACAGTCACACGACCATCTGGTTGGCCCTGCTTCCTGTCCTAgtgagatgcatgacaaggcaGTCCAAGGTCCAGACCAACTTGAAATTCATAGTGTGGTCTGCAACATTGGTAATGATCATTTGACATCTATATCCAGGATGGATGCAGTGGAACAAGATCTTGTCTGTTCTGCTTCACCCGATGCGCCCAAAAGTGCTCTTACACCTGCAGATCCAGTAATAAATGATGGAGGATCTGATGGAGTAAACAACGGCTGGAAAATGTCCAGAGTTACCAATGGTAAAGCAAAATGCAAGCCAGATATTCAAAGATCTGAAAGCCTCTCTGAATCTGTTGAAGATTTCAATAATATGCAAAGGGCAGAAAATTCAAGTGCATGCCCAGCTGCTATGGACAATGTAGAAGTACCAAAGAAGACGATGTCTTCTGAATCTCATGGCAGTGGTAATGAGTTGCATACCAGCTTTCCTCTTAATGATGTTGGGTCAGGTCATCCGATTAATGGTCAAGTGCAAGATAGCATAAATAATCTCTCAGTTCCAAAATCTTCATGTCTATATGAATGTTGCTCCACATGCTTCCATGCTGTTTATAAGGTGTCTCATGATATTCTTTCAAATTCAGTATGGCCTAATAAGCATTGCTTAACCGTTGATGATATGCATGACATTCTCTCATCTTGCTCACTGAAACTACTAGCAACAGTTAGAAAATGGCACAGCTCTCAAGGTGTAGTTGGCTGTAAAGAAGAAATTGGAAAAAAGCGTTATCTGCAAATCATCTCAGAGCATTGTGTTTGTCAGGGTGATGTTAGTTTTGTTTCAAGGGATTGTACATGTCACTTGGAAAGCAGTGCAGAGGCCGAAGCCAGTAATAAGGAGAGGCATTCTCTATGTGGACAATCATTAAGTTTTTTCTTTAAGGATGGTGTTTTGATGCCACAAGATCTCACTGCAGGGACCACACTTCATTGCAGCTTTAAAACACTATGTGTTTGCTCTCTACCTGGAACGATTTCTATGCTCATTCAGATCCCCAGTTGA